One window of the Desulforamulus hydrothermalis Lam5 = DSM 18033 genome contains the following:
- a CDS encoding DMT family transporter — translation MLLQGYLFVILSALGSAVLAVFYKLGFLMHVSMNDLLAMRFLGAAAILTVFAAITKKIQLSVIKSSFKDLLLQSAAYFLASLFYLMATRHLFAAVASMLFYLYPAMVVLIMTFFYHEKLTVKRMLSLGLVFLGCLMVINIFSQSFQINWHGIGYGFVSAVMFAVYIVRGQKTSREVGPIAIAALVTTISSLLAIIILPPPAILAGQLTVPHFLIGLGSAFLCTVLPVTLYLSGLARLGASRASITSTVELAFTIGFAWLFLNEKLLPIQLLGSAVIILGIVVLQTEKEPAGNI, via the coding sequence ATGCTGTTACAAGGTTATTTGTTTGTTATCTTATCTGCTTTAGGTTCAGCTGTATTGGCGGTTTTTTATAAACTTGGTTTTCTTATGCATGTTTCAATGAATGACCTTTTAGCCATGCGTTTTTTGGGGGCAGCTGCTATACTAACGGTTTTTGCCGCGATAACTAAAAAAATACAATTGTCAGTTATCAAATCTTCTTTTAAAGACTTGTTGTTGCAGTCGGCAGCCTATTTTTTGGCATCATTGTTTTACCTTATGGCTACCAGGCACTTGTTTGCGGCGGTAGCCAGCATGCTGTTTTACCTTTACCCGGCCATGGTAGTTTTAATTATGACTTTTTTTTACCACGAAAAATTAACTGTTAAGCGCATGCTGTCATTAGGACTGGTTTTCCTCGGCTGTCTTATGGTTATCAATATATTCAGCCAGAGTTTTCAAATAAACTGGCATGGCATAGGCTATGGCTTTGTGTCAGCCGTAATGTTTGCCGTTTATATTGTAAGGGGGCAAAAAACAAGCAGAGAGGTAGGACCAATTGCCATTGCCGCTTTAGTTACAACAATTTCTTCTTTATTGGCCATAATAATTTTACCGCCGCCGGCAATATTGGCCGGTCAGTTGACAGTGCCGCATTTTTTAATAGGTTTAGGCTCAGCATTTTTATGTACGGTTTTACCTGTAACTCTTTATTTAAGTGGTCTGGCAAGGTTAGGGGCTAGCCGGGCATCAATAACAAGTACGGTTGAACTGGCTTTTACCATAGGTTTTGCCTGGTTGTTTCTTAACGAAAAACTTTTGCCAATACAGTTGCTGGGCAGT
- a CDS encoding thioredoxin family protein has protein sequence MGYETFQRLTPYNFDDCTFESSTPSLVFFAAERCNICKELLPIVEDLVSYYAGRLNVYYVDVDKYVELHKRFGLKGIPQLLIFKDYEYKKRIGGLHEKEDIIEMIDSIINKNE, from the coding sequence ATGGGTTATGAGACATTTCAACGATTAACTCCATATAATTTCGATGATTGCACCTTCGAGAGCAGTACACCCTCATTAGTATTTTTTGCTGCAGAAAGATGTAATATTTGTAAAGAACTGCTTCCCATCGTGGAAGACCTGGTTAGTTATTATGCCGGTAGGCTAAATGTATATTACGTTGATGTCGATAAGTATGTGGAGCTGCACAAGCGTTTTGGCTTAAAGGGCATCCCCCAGCTGTTAATCTTTAAAGACTACGAATATAAGAAACGAATTGGCGGCTTGCACGAAAAAGAAGACATTATTGAAATGATTGACAGCATTATTAATAAGAATGAATGA
- the trxB gene encoding thioredoxin-disulfide reductase, which yields MSIYDLIIIGGGPAGLAAGIYGARARLKTAVLEKGAVGGMAFTTREIVNFPGFKSTSGPELMKTIAAHAKEFGAEIIKEEVTEVDLSGEIKIINTKKGRRYQARAVILAPGSQPRLLNIPGERALRGNGVSYCATCDAEFYTDLDVVVVGNGDAAIEEAMYITKYARKVTVIVIHDEGIVDCNRASAEKAFQNPKIEFVWNSVLAEIKGKGEVEAVVVKNLKTGELTELKAHGVFIYVGMVPGTSFLQGQVELDERGYIIANEQMETSVDGVFAAGDARVKYLRQVVTAANDGAIAAVAAERYLEEEQSFKEEVLNADKPVLLVFWSPANSESINLAGSLEALVAAQGGQYKIVKVDVSRKKRIARKYGITDIPSVVLVENGRLKAQLSGNLNHELIKERFKL from the coding sequence GTGTCAATTTATGATTTAATAATTATCGGTGGCGGACCTGCCGGTTTGGCGGCAGGTATTTATGGGGCCAGAGCCAGATTGAAGACCGCTGTTTTGGAAAAAGGAGCGGTTGGCGGCATGGCCTTTACAACCAGAGAAATAGTGAATTTTCCCGGCTTTAAGAGTACATCCGGGCCGGAGCTGATGAAAACCATAGCGGCCCATGCCAAAGAATTTGGCGCAGAAATCATTAAAGAAGAGGTTACAGAGGTTGACCTGAGCGGCGAAATAAAAATTATTAACACGAAAAAGGGCCGCCGGTATCAGGCCCGGGCTGTTATTTTGGCCCCGGGTTCGCAACCCCGCCTGTTAAATATTCCCGGCGAACGGGCGTTGCGAGGCAACGGTGTTTCCTATTGCGCCACCTGCGACGCAGAGTTTTATACGGACCTGGATGTAGTGGTGGTAGGCAACGGCGATGCTGCCATTGAGGAAGCGATGTATATTACCAAATATGCCCGCAAAGTAACGGTTATTGTCATCCATGACGAGGGTATTGTGGATTGCAACCGGGCCAGTGCCGAAAAGGCGTTTCAGAATCCTAAAATTGAGTTTGTTTGGAACTCTGTCCTGGCTGAAATTAAAGGTAAAGGCGAAGTTGAGGCGGTAGTTGTTAAAAACTTAAAAACCGGTGAGTTAACAGAACTTAAGGCTCACGGCGTATTTATTTATGTAGGTATGGTTCCCGGTACCTCCTTCCTCCAAGGACAAGTAGAATTGGATGAGAGAGGGTATATTATAGCCAACGAACAAATGGAAACCTCGGTGGACGGGGTATTTGCTGCCGGCGATGCCCGGGTTAAATATTTACGTCAGGTGGTTACGGCCGCTAACGACGGGGCTATTGCGGCAGTAGCTGCGGAAAGATATTTAGAAGAAGAACAGAGTTTTAAAGAAGAGGTCTTAAATGCAGATAAGCCGGTATTACTTGTATTCTGGAGTCCGGCCAACAGCGAAAGCATTAATTTGGCCGGCAGCCTGGAAGCATTAGTTGCAGCTCAGGGCGGCCAGTATAAAATAGTTAAGGTGGACGTATCCCGGAAAAAGCGTATTGCCCGGAAATATGGCATCACTGACATACCCTCTGTGGTGCTGGTAGAAAACGGCCGTCTCAAAGCGCAGCTAAGCGGCAATCTTAATCATGAGCTCATTAAAGAGCGGTTTAAGCTGTAG